Proteins from one Corallococcus exiguus genomic window:
- a CDS encoding glucodextranase DOMON-like domain-containing protein, protein MFVRSRVSALLLASTLAACSGGKTREDALLFRLTDPVGDDHGDGELLYPRRTDLGRGDLDVVSVAAFADDEATRFEVTFAHPIAKPSRAQAVDLEGATVAERARHGFYTFNVDLYVDQDRVPGSGRTDTLPGRGLTLAPDSGWEKAVVLTPRPYEAREALRKTWRQAALDAYEKKSGGIGGKVEAELNAATEQELEARVFFPTLIQVSGRTVVFRVPDRFLGGHASADWGYGVAVTGATIERRVALGGMFGGDTNANPRLMAMGIVPGEPPSGDRFGGGRKGDPSQSPVVDLLVAQGTTQEEVLGASRPAWSAVVPSGKAVAAPATAGTVEDAGVTVDAPDAGAMAEDAGVVGPSSPAP, encoded by the coding sequence ATGTTCGTGCGTTCCCGCGTGTCCGCGCTCCTGCTCGCCTCCACCCTGGCCGCGTGTTCCGGCGGCAAGACGCGCGAGGACGCGCTGCTGTTCCGGCTGACGGATCCAGTGGGGGATGACCACGGCGACGGCGAGCTGCTGTATCCGCGCCGGACGGACCTGGGGCGCGGCGATTTGGACGTGGTGTCGGTGGCGGCGTTCGCGGACGACGAGGCGACCCGGTTCGAGGTGACGTTCGCGCACCCCATCGCGAAGCCCTCGCGCGCGCAGGCGGTGGACCTGGAGGGCGCGACGGTCGCGGAGCGGGCCCGGCACGGCTTCTACACGTTCAACGTGGACCTGTACGTGGACCAGGACCGGGTGCCCGGCTCCGGGCGCACGGACACGCTGCCGGGGCGCGGGCTCACGCTGGCGCCGGATTCCGGGTGGGAGAAGGCGGTGGTGCTGACGCCGCGTCCCTATGAGGCGCGTGAGGCCCTGCGCAAGACCTGGCGGCAGGCGGCGCTGGATGCGTACGAGAAGAAGTCCGGAGGGATTGGCGGCAAGGTGGAGGCGGAGCTGAACGCGGCCACGGAGCAGGAGCTGGAGGCGCGGGTGTTCTTCCCCACCCTCATCCAGGTGAGCGGGCGCACGGTGGTGTTCCGGGTGCCGGACCGCTTCCTGGGCGGACACGCGAGCGCGGACTGGGGCTACGGCGTGGCGGTGACGGGCGCGACCATCGAGCGGCGCGTGGCGCTGGGCGGGATGTTCGGTGGGGACACGAACGCGAACCCGCGGTTGATGGCGATGGGCATCGTGCCCGGGGAGCCGCCGTCGGGTGACCGCTTCGGTGGTGGGCGCAAGGGAGACCCCTCGCAGTCTCCGGTGGTGGACCTGCTGGTGGCGCAGGGGACGACGCAGGAGGAGGTGCTGGGGGCTTCGAGGCCGGCGTGGAGCGCGGTGGTGCCGTCGGGGAAGGCCGTGGCTGCTCCGGCGACCGCGGGCACGGTGGAGGACGCCGGTGTGACGGTGGACGCGCCGGATGCGGGAGCCATGGCCGAGGACGCCGGGGTCGTGGGTCCTTCGTCGCCCGCCCCGTGA
- a CDS encoding imm11 family protein encodes MQYFDLHEHVAEGFWFLGHPLDAQGRELDDPWQFRVGGLAHFKGKIKFPVDVEGASRDYSHAAFSTPVVNARLAALFQEMAPNDIELIPVEIDSHAGPYFILNALRTIPCVDTEASSDVVYWTEEDGIPEKVGTLSFISEMRIDTSKVGDAKVFRPSEWDVVLIVSEDIKDAMERAGITGAKFEAVTGPPTVDPARRAETKRRGELWDQARIARHAVWRGLGTMSDDFYIPPVVGGPWPGKRQCWESMRRTDGGMLIVTDGLSDPFSAILDHPTAGFGLELAIETPEPLGEVWKSWPVHLLERVAYEVAEFEKLRVSLANGTLSMEVDGVGMPETLVTPEGRVAVLIGMETDSLPSRFALPGGEVRLLTVKVLMPAELKWLLQQGKCAAAELIHRFKAAGETHLSRSWRQPVVS; translated from the coding sequence ATGCAATACTTCGACCTTCACGAGCATGTCGCAGAGGGATTCTGGTTTTTGGGACATCCGCTCGATGCTCAAGGGCGAGAACTCGATGACCCCTGGCAGTTCCGGGTGGGCGGGCTTGCTCACTTCAAGGGGAAGATCAAGTTCCCGGTGGATGTGGAGGGAGCATCGCGTGACTACTCCCACGCAGCGTTCAGCACCCCTGTCGTCAATGCGAGGCTAGCGGCTCTTTTTCAGGAGATGGCCCCGAATGACATCGAGTTGATCCCCGTCGAGATCGACTCCCATGCAGGGCCGTATTTCATCCTCAATGCCCTCCGCACCATTCCGTGCGTCGACACCGAGGCGTCTTCGGATGTGGTGTATTGGACCGAAGAGGATGGGATTCCGGAGAAGGTCGGCACCCTTAGCTTCATCTCTGAGATGCGCATTGACACGTCGAAGGTGGGCGACGCGAAGGTGTTCCGTCCCTCGGAATGGGACGTCGTCCTCATTGTCTCCGAGGACATCAAGGACGCGATGGAGCGCGCGGGCATCACGGGAGCGAAGTTCGAAGCGGTCACGGGTCCACCGACCGTTGACCCTGCTCGGCGCGCGGAGACGAAGAGGCGCGGTGAGTTGTGGGACCAGGCACGCATCGCCCGTCATGCGGTGTGGCGCGGGCTCGGTACCATGTCCGACGACTTCTACATCCCTCCCGTTGTGGGAGGCCCATGGCCCGGCAAGCGGCAGTGCTGGGAATCCATGCGACGCACTGACGGCGGCATGCTCATCGTCACCGACGGCCTGTCCGACCCCTTCTCCGCCATCCTGGACCATCCCACCGCTGGCTTCGGACTGGAGCTTGCGATTGAGACCCCCGAGCCGCTGGGGGAGGTGTGGAAGAGCTGGCCGGTGCACCTGCTCGAACGCGTCGCCTATGAGGTCGCTGAGTTCGAGAAGCTCCGTGTCTCCCTGGCCAACGGCACGCTGTCCATGGAGGTCGACGGCGTGGGCATGCCGGAAACCCTCGTCACTCCCGAGGGTCGTGTGGCCGTGCTCATCGGCATGGAGACGGACTCGCTGCCCTCGCGCTTCGCGCTTCCCGGGGGCGAGGTCCGGCTCCTCACCGTGAAGGTGCTGATGCCTGCGGAGCTGAAGTGGCTGCTCCAGCAGGGCAAGTGCGCGGCGGCGGAACTCATCCACCGCTTCAAGGCCGCGGGAGAAACGCACCTCTCCCGCTCGTGGCGTCAGCCTGTCGTCAGCTAG
- a CDS encoding glucodextranase DOMON-like domain-containing protein: MINPRIAVLTLAASLSAAPALADKVQFKDPTGDDKGPGKYTYPTDPVYKPGSFDLTGFKLDQGGNKTDVEIQLKASLENPWKMADGFSVQEVFIFIDTDHKVGSGFTDSPPGLNVSFAPEDAWDKVIIISPQGSSRVRAEANNKAGAMKGAVVVPTKVRASGNKITATVMNSDLGAGDPSTWGYQVVMQSNEGFPADNDLLTRRVNEYEGQHRFGGGSDFNCDPHVIDVLAGQGKGDSSEIKAQYEMLSYECAGDGSATKKATLKMVSGEKRPAAQGGAAAAPAPAPEAAAPAPAPAPTPAAPAGTTVAPAPTTATPTK; the protein is encoded by the coding sequence ATGATCAACCCCCGCATCGCAGTCCTCACCCTGGCCGCTTCCCTGTCCGCGGCGCCGGCCCTGGCCGACAAGGTGCAGTTCAAGGATCCCACCGGCGACGACAAGGGCCCGGGCAAGTACACCTACCCGACGGACCCCGTGTACAAGCCGGGCTCGTTCGACCTGACCGGCTTCAAGCTGGACCAGGGCGGCAACAAGACGGACGTGGAGATCCAGCTGAAGGCGTCGCTGGAGAACCCCTGGAAGATGGCGGACGGCTTCTCCGTGCAGGAGGTCTTCATCTTCATCGACACGGACCACAAGGTCGGCAGCGGCTTCACGGACAGCCCCCCGGGCCTGAACGTCTCCTTCGCGCCGGAAGACGCGTGGGACAAGGTCATCATCATCTCGCCGCAGGGCTCGTCGCGCGTGCGCGCGGAGGCCAACAACAAGGCTGGCGCGATGAAGGGCGCCGTCGTGGTGCCCACCAAGGTGCGCGCCTCCGGCAACAAGATCACCGCCACGGTCATGAACTCCGACCTGGGCGCCGGTGACCCCTCCACGTGGGGCTACCAGGTCGTGATGCAGTCCAACGAGGGCTTCCCCGCGGACAACGACCTGCTCACCCGCCGCGTCAACGAGTACGAGGGCCAGCACCGCTTCGGCGGCGGCTCCGACTTCAACTGCGATCCGCACGTGATTGACGTGCTCGCGGGCCAGGGCAAGGGCGATAGCTCTGAAATCAAGGCTCAGTACGAAATGCTCTCGTACGAGTGCGCGGGTGACGGTTCCGCAACGAAGAAGGCCACGCTGAAGATGGTCTCCGGCGAGAAGCGCCCGGCGGCGCAGGGTGGCGCGGCGGCGGCTCCGGCTCCGGCCCCCGAGGCGGCGGCTCCGGCCCCGGCTCCGGCGCCCACGCCGGCCGCTCCGGCTGGAACGACGGTCGCTCCGGCGCCGACGACGGCCACGCCGACGAAGTAG
- a CDS encoding DUF4032 domain-containing protein — MSHPARRLHSLHIRQGHPDFLDLPWELPLEAWTERSPRVVEVPRGLSRHVVVFVSYGATIYAFKETPARVAQREYDLLRGLEERRLPSVVPVGLAVQTEEGLEASPGDRPGLLITQYLASSLPYRALFMQQGLERYRSRLLDAMAGLLVRLHLGGFFWGDCSLSNVLFRRDAGELQAYAVDAETSELHEQLSAGQREMDLQIMEENIAGGLADLAARVELAEELPQELEAWQETAASIRQRYERLWAEINRELILQPHESYRIHERIRTLNDLGFSVGEVELLASGQGSQLRMRTIVTDREYHRHQLHSLTGIVAEERQASLLLNEMQEMKATLTRKMDRSVPLSVAAFRWLDERYHPTLSRLQKDLGRAADTAELYCQVLEHKWFLSERAKRDVGLDAAVQDYVTLTLKQPGIAPLLEDASRDSKDL, encoded by the coding sequence ATGTCTCACCCTGCTCGCCGCCTTCATTCCCTGCATATCCGGCAGGGGCACCCGGACTTCCTAGACCTTCCGTGGGAGCTGCCGCTGGAGGCGTGGACGGAGCGTTCACCGCGCGTGGTGGAGGTGCCGCGCGGTCTGTCCCGGCACGTGGTGGTGTTCGTCTCCTACGGCGCCACCATCTACGCCTTCAAGGAGACGCCCGCGCGCGTGGCGCAGCGCGAGTACGACCTCCTGCGCGGCCTGGAGGAGCGCCGGCTGCCGTCCGTGGTGCCCGTGGGGCTGGCGGTCCAGACGGAGGAGGGGCTGGAGGCCTCGCCCGGGGACAGGCCTGGATTGCTGATCACCCAGTACCTCGCGTCGTCGCTGCCGTACCGCGCGCTGTTCATGCAGCAGGGATTGGAGCGCTACCGGTCGCGGCTCCTGGACGCGATGGCGGGCCTGCTGGTGCGGCTGCACCTGGGCGGGTTCTTCTGGGGCGACTGCTCGCTGTCCAACGTGCTCTTCCGCCGGGACGCGGGCGAGTTGCAGGCATACGCGGTGGACGCGGAGACGTCCGAATTGCACGAGCAGCTCTCCGCCGGCCAGCGGGAGATGGACCTGCAAATCATGGAGGAGAACATCGCTGGAGGCCTGGCGGACCTGGCTGCTCGCGTGGAGCTGGCGGAGGAGCTGCCTCAGGAGCTGGAGGCGTGGCAGGAGACAGCCGCGAGCATCCGTCAGCGCTATGAGCGGCTGTGGGCCGAAATCAACCGCGAGCTCATCCTCCAGCCGCATGAGAGCTACCGCATCCACGAGCGGATCCGCACGCTCAACGACCTGGGCTTCTCCGTGGGCGAGGTGGAGCTGCTGGCGAGCGGGCAGGGCAGCCAGCTGCGCATGCGCACCATCGTCACGGACCGCGAGTACCACCGGCACCAGTTGCACTCGCTCACCGGCATCGTCGCGGAGGAGCGCCAGGCGAGCCTGCTGCTCAACGAGATGCAGGAGATGAAGGCCACGCTCACGCGCAAGATGGACCGCAGCGTGCCCCTGAGCGTGGCCGCGTTCCGCTGGCTGGACGAGCGCTACCACCCCACGCTGTCACGCCTCCAGAAGGACCTGGGCCGCGCGGCCGACACCGCGGAGCTCTACTGCCAGGTGCTGGAGCACAAGTGGTTCCTGTCCGAGCGCGCGAAGCGCGACGTGGGCCTGGACGCGGCCGTGCAGGACTATGTGACGCTCACCCTCAAGCAGCCCGGCATTGCGCCGCTCCTGGAGGACGCGTCACGGGACTCCAAGGACCTGTAA
- a CDS encoding sugar ABC transporter permease, whose protein sequence is MALFSERREGISHLPLHVVLVTFTLFTIYPILWVVSLAFSGKQSLAIATLPENPTFWDRLRAVTPWPETFSVSNFASVMADQPFARWMLNSAIVAIGTTVLGVFMACTAAYAFSRFKFPGQRAGMMAFLVSQMFPGTLMLIPLYIILVQWLGLGSSRLGLIIVYATTSIPFSVWMLKGYFDTIPKDLEEAALMDGASPGRIFWSIILPLAKPAVAVTALFSFMTAWNEFILAATFMDQEAMYTAPVGLRFFVGGFSQQWGYFAAGSIIVSVPVVFLFLFLQKYLVSGLTAGGVKG, encoded by the coding sequence ATGGCGCTCTTCTCTGAACGTCGCGAAGGCATCTCCCACCTGCCGCTGCACGTGGTGCTGGTGACCTTCACCCTCTTCACCATCTACCCCATCCTCTGGGTGGTGAGCCTGGCCTTCTCCGGCAAGCAGAGCCTGGCCATCGCCACGCTGCCGGAGAACCCCACCTTCTGGGACCGGCTGCGCGCGGTGACGCCGTGGCCGGAGACCTTCAGCGTCTCCAACTTCGCGTCGGTGATGGCGGATCAGCCGTTCGCCAGGTGGATGCTCAACAGCGCCATCGTGGCCATTGGCACCACGGTGCTGGGCGTCTTCATGGCGTGCACGGCGGCGTATGCCTTCAGCCGCTTCAAGTTCCCCGGCCAGCGGGCGGGCATGATGGCGTTCCTCGTGTCCCAGATGTTCCCGGGCACGCTGATGCTCATTCCGCTCTACATCATCCTGGTGCAGTGGCTGGGCCTGGGCAGCAGCCGGCTGGGCCTCATCATCGTGTACGCCACCACGTCCATCCCGTTCAGCGTGTGGATGCTCAAGGGCTACTTCGACACCATCCCCAAGGACCTGGAGGAGGCGGCGCTGATGGACGGTGCGTCTCCGGGGCGCATCTTCTGGAGCATCATCCTGCCGCTGGCGAAGCCCGCGGTGGCGGTGACGGCGCTGTTCAGCTTCATGACGGCGTGGAACGAGTTCATCCTCGCGGCGACGTTCATGGACCAGGAAGCCATGTACACGGCGCCGGTGGGCCTGCGCTTCTTCGTGGGCGGCTTCAGCCAGCAGTGGGGCTACTTCGCGGCCGGCTCCATCATCGTGTCCGTGCCCGTCGTCTTCCTCTTCCTCTTCCTGCAGAAGTACCTCGTCTCCGGGCTCACCGCCGGTGGCGTGAAGGGTTAG
- a CDS encoding carbohydrate ABC transporter permease: MSQNVPQQPPSAAGAPTPVSTAPSSSVKDPSTPGPSGRAGGYRGRVLVGLALALGVSLFLAHGLLARANQERAAEREQRTATVSLLGLADLVQRAGGTGDGVKAVVAGWPGVPGSSVRVIAFSGIKLEASTFPDDTGDKAAPRRLSREEKPLYDRGQRLRAAVETNREEGSARKAEVESELLDNGASRLLSAPVEVDGQVVGSVESLTPAVVKGETPSWTPVLLAFLLPLAACAAAVFALSRQGVRVAVAAALFLAGLGGYTVYSLRALDAELRQTEDAVSAELRTRGEKAQALITANNLNAEPALKPGAWDADAMRRPLGKLTESGAPDEAKLSAAGAQVRGNASKALGALGVVGLAVLLFIGLGALHRAVATAVEHRQAYAYILPAMVGMVVLVFFPFAYGITLSFTDANLYNSSQPLSELWVGFRNYVDILGDFSFAKTAADGSLVFNYLNFYYTLLFTIVWTVTNVTIGVTVGLLLALALNVPNLRMRPVYRVLLILPWAMPNYITALIWKGMFHQQFGVVNHVIRMFGGDGLAWFDSPLTSFFTALATNGWLSFPFMMVVSLGALQSIPGELYEAARVDGANRWQQFTAITLPALKPALVPAVILSVVWTFNMFNIIFLVTGGDPGGSTEILVTQAYKFAFERYRHGYAAAYSTVIFGILLLYSMVQNRMSRATEAA; the protein is encoded by the coding sequence GTGAGCCAGAACGTCCCCCAGCAGCCCCCTTCCGCGGCCGGTGCCCCCACGCCGGTCTCCACCGCCCCGAGCAGTTCCGTGAAGGACCCTTCGACTCCGGGGCCTTCCGGCCGTGCGGGCGGCTACCGGGGGCGCGTGCTGGTGGGGCTCGCCCTGGCGCTGGGCGTGTCCCTGTTCCTGGCGCACGGCCTGCTCGCGCGCGCCAACCAGGAGCGCGCGGCGGAGCGCGAGCAGCGCACGGCCACCGTGTCCCTGCTGGGGCTGGCGGACCTGGTGCAGCGCGCGGGAGGCACGGGCGACGGTGTGAAGGCCGTGGTGGCGGGCTGGCCGGGCGTGCCGGGAAGCTCCGTGCGCGTCATCGCCTTCAGCGGCATCAAGCTGGAGGCGTCCACCTTCCCGGATGACACCGGGGACAAGGCGGCGCCGCGCCGGCTGTCTCGCGAGGAGAAGCCGCTGTACGACCGCGGCCAGCGTCTGCGCGCCGCGGTGGAGACGAACCGCGAGGAGGGCAGCGCGCGCAAGGCGGAGGTGGAGTCGGAGCTGCTCGACAACGGCGCGAGCCGGCTGCTCTCCGCGCCCGTGGAGGTGGACGGGCAGGTGGTGGGCTCCGTGGAGTCCCTCACCCCGGCGGTGGTGAAGGGTGAAACGCCTTCCTGGACGCCGGTGCTGCTGGCGTTCCTGCTGCCGCTGGCGGCGTGCGCGGCGGCGGTGTTCGCGCTGTCGCGCCAGGGCGTGCGCGTGGCGGTGGCGGCGGCGCTGTTCCTGGCGGGCCTGGGTGGCTACACCGTCTATTCGCTGCGCGCGCTGGACGCGGAGCTGCGGCAGACGGAGGACGCGGTCAGCGCGGAGCTGCGCACGCGCGGCGAGAAGGCCCAGGCGCTCATCACCGCGAACAATCTCAACGCGGAGCCCGCGCTGAAGCCCGGCGCGTGGGACGCGGACGCCATGCGCCGCCCGTTGGGCAAGCTGACGGAGTCCGGCGCGCCGGATGAGGCCAAGCTCTCGGCGGCGGGCGCGCAGGTGCGCGGCAACGCGAGCAAGGCGCTGGGCGCGCTGGGCGTGGTGGGGCTGGCGGTGCTGCTGTTCATTGGCCTGGGCGCGCTGCACCGCGCGGTGGCCACGGCGGTGGAGCACCGGCAGGCCTACGCATACATCCTGCCCGCCATGGTGGGCATGGTGGTGCTGGTGTTCTTCCCCTTCGCCTACGGCATCACGCTGTCGTTCACGGACGCCAACCTCTACAACAGCAGCCAGCCGCTGTCTGAGTTGTGGGTGGGCTTCCGCAACTACGTGGACATCCTGGGCGACTTCAGCTTCGCGAAGACGGCGGCGGACGGCTCGCTGGTCTTCAACTACCTGAACTTCTACTACACGCTCCTGTTCACCATCGTGTGGACGGTGACGAACGTGACCATCGGCGTGACGGTGGGCCTGCTGCTCGCGCTGGCGCTCAACGTGCCGAATCTGAGGATGCGGCCGGTGTACCGCGTGCTGCTCATCCTGCCGTGGGCCATGCCCAACTACATCACCGCGCTCATCTGGAAGGGCATGTTCCACCAGCAGTTCGGCGTGGTGAACCACGTCATCCGGATGTTCGGTGGGGACGGCCTGGCGTGGTTCGACTCGCCGCTCACGTCGTTCTTCACGGCGCTGGCCACCAACGGATGGTTGTCCTTCCCGTTCATGATGGTGGTGTCGCTGGGCGCGCTGCAGTCCATCCCGGGTGAGCTCTACGAAGCGGCGCGCGTGGACGGCGCCAACCGGTGGCAGCAGTTCACCGCCATCACGCTGCCCGCGCTGAAGCCCGCGCTGGTGCCCGCGGTCATCCTGTCGGTGGTGTGGACCTTCAACATGTTCAACATCATCTTCCTGGTGACGGGCGGCGACCCGGGCGGCTCCACCGAAATCCTGGTCACCCAGGCGTACAAGTTCGCCTTCGAGCGCTACCGCCACGGCTACGCGGCGGCGTACTCCACCGTCATCTTCGGCATCCTGCTGCTCTACAGCATGGTGCAGAACCGCATGAGCCGCGCCACGGAGGCCGCGTAA
- a CDS encoding AHH domain-containing protein: protein MSSCRSWAVVVLLVLLGTGCSATRGVRLKTGQGAPVVHVPRAEVEPVELDGDAFTEAVRTLAEDAPVASRPREDAYRLFAGTFSSKAYAHVRGRLGLVSVEETPRARLLVEDDGRELASAYGRWCQRKQTPGDCLQLLEAGSTLDEDGRRSLAFAIALDSVWEETSEALVRMTDPRAVLTTIVATSTVYLALWLLPEPVSKGIAATMTVVLIAYLGIDTVWNLIQGWIELSEQARVARTFDELRDAGEEYGEVMGKNAARAFVMLALAAVGSTAETFAAKVATLPGSGQASLVAAEMGGFRLGAAAQVESAAVSSEGVVTLVLAPNAVAMSARDEKSPVASGADAGGHEHHIASNKWWSATNRGGPWSPQFQKIFDKAGMSLDDPANKVRVPGHRGPHPEAYHRRIQAALERATMQCRSMQDCRAALTRELSVLAKVIKQEGTDLNRWVTGLE, encoded by the coding sequence ATGTCTTCGTGCCGGAGCTGGGCGGTCGTGGTGCTGCTGGTGCTGCTGGGCACGGGGTGTTCAGCGACGCGTGGCGTCCGGCTGAAGACGGGGCAGGGTGCCCCGGTCGTCCATGTGCCTCGGGCGGAGGTCGAGCCCGTCGAGTTGGACGGGGATGCATTCACGGAGGCGGTGCGGACGCTGGCGGAGGATGCGCCGGTGGCTTCGCGTCCTCGTGAGGATGCGTATCGGCTGTTCGCGGGTACGTTCTCCTCGAAGGCCTATGCGCATGTGCGCGGGCGATTGGGGCTGGTCTCCGTGGAGGAGACTCCTCGTGCCCGGCTGCTGGTGGAGGATGACGGCCGGGAGCTGGCGAGCGCTTATGGGCGGTGGTGCCAGCGCAAGCAGACTCCGGGGGACTGTCTTCAGTTGCTGGAGGCGGGTTCCACGCTGGATGAGGACGGGCGGCGTTCGCTGGCGTTCGCCATCGCGTTGGACTCGGTGTGGGAGGAGACGTCGGAAGCGCTGGTGAGGATGACGGACCCGCGCGCGGTGCTCACCACCATCGTCGCGACGAGCACCGTGTATCTGGCGCTGTGGTTGCTGCCCGAGCCCGTGTCGAAGGGCATCGCGGCGACGATGACGGTGGTGCTCATCGCCTACCTGGGCATCGACACGGTGTGGAACCTCATCCAGGGATGGATCGAGTTGTCGGAGCAGGCGCGTGTTGCTCGGACGTTCGATGAGCTTCGAGACGCGGGGGAGGAGTACGGCGAGGTGATGGGGAAGAACGCGGCGCGGGCGTTCGTGATGCTGGCGCTGGCGGCCGTAGGGAGCACTGCGGAGACGTTCGCGGCGAAGGTCGCCACGCTCCCGGGTTCAGGGCAGGCCTCGCTGGTGGCCGCGGAGATGGGTGGCTTCCGGCTGGGCGCGGCGGCGCAGGTGGAGTCCGCGGCCGTGTCCTCCGAGGGCGTCGTCACCCTGGTGCTGGCTCCGAACGCGGTGGCCATGTCAGCGCGGGATGAGAAGAGTCCCGTCGCGAGTGGCGCGGATGCAGGAGGGCATGAGCACCACATTGCGTCTAATAAGTGGTGGAGTGCCACGAACCGTGGTGGCCCGTGGTCACCGCAGTTCCAGAAGATCTTCGACAAGGCGGGGATGTCGCTTGATGATCCCGCGAACAAGGTTCGTGTGCCGGGACATAGGGGACCGCACCCGGAGGCGTATCACAGGAGAATTCAGGCTGCCCTGGAGAGGGCGACGATGCAATGCAGGTCCATGCAAGACTGCAGGGCTGCATTGACAAGAGAGCTGAGTGTTCTCGCGAAAGTGATCAAACAAGAAGGTACAGACCTGAATCGATGGGTTACAGGTCTGGAGTGA
- a CDS encoding alpha-amylase family glycosyl hydrolase: protein MRPLRGFSLCSAALLSACAGSSPTPGPTPSAPGSITLAAPAGDAWYRGAVFYEVFVRSFQDSNGDGVGDLPGLISRLDYLNDGNPATTDDLGVDALWLMPVFASPSYHGYDVTDYERIQTAYGSLEDLQRLCDEAHRRGMRVILDFVINHTSSSHPWFVDSASSAQSPKRDWYQWRGNNPAWAQPWDIYSQTNTWHQQGSGWYYGVFWGGMPDLNMQTPAVREEMKRLATLWLQRGVDGFRLDAARYLIETGGGAGQADTPETHAFWKEFSAHVRSVKPDAVLVGEAWSETPSVGKYYGSTATVPGGDELPLNFNFPMSARVLEGINAGNGGGVAAKLLEMKNNYPAGVADAPFLTNHDQVRLATQFANDGAKLGLAAAVLLTLPGAPFLYYGEEVGLGNGNANNDESKRTPMPWSGAAGAGFTTGSPWYAFSSGRETANVEAQRSNPGSLLSRYRSLIHARQGSEALRNGGLRLFTATTGMSRTLAFVRTLDDEQVLVVHNFSTSQESVGPFDVEATTAEPLFVDPGVTQLSGGTGAWKASIPARSTGIWRLR, encoded by the coding sequence ATGCGACCCCTCCGCGGATTTTCCCTCTGCAGCGCGGCCCTGCTGTCGGCCTGCGCCGGTTCCTCGCCTACGCCCGGGCCGACGCCCTCCGCGCCTGGAAGCATCACGCTCGCCGCGCCCGCGGGAGACGCGTGGTACCGGGGCGCGGTGTTCTACGAGGTGTTCGTCCGCAGCTTCCAGGACTCCAACGGAGACGGAGTGGGAGACCTGCCGGGACTCATCTCGCGGCTGGACTACCTGAACGACGGCAACCCGGCGACGACGGACGACCTGGGAGTGGACGCGCTGTGGTTGATGCCGGTGTTCGCGTCGCCCAGCTACCACGGCTACGACGTGACGGATTACGAGCGCATCCAGACGGCGTACGGCTCGCTGGAGGACCTGCAGCGGCTGTGTGACGAGGCGCACCGCCGGGGCATGCGCGTCATCCTCGACTTCGTCATCAACCACACCAGCTCCTCGCATCCGTGGTTCGTGGACTCGGCATCCTCGGCGCAGTCGCCAAAGCGTGATTGGTATCAGTGGCGCGGGAACAACCCGGCGTGGGCACAGCCATGGGACATCTACTCGCAGACCAACACGTGGCATCAGCAGGGCAGCGGCTGGTACTACGGCGTCTTCTGGGGCGGCATGCCGGACCTGAACATGCAGACGCCCGCGGTGCGCGAGGAGATGAAGCGCCTGGCGACGCTGTGGCTCCAGCGAGGCGTGGACGGCTTCCGGCTGGATGCCGCGCGCTACCTCATCGAGACGGGCGGCGGCGCGGGACAGGCGGACACGCCGGAGACGCACGCGTTCTGGAAGGAGTTCTCCGCGCACGTGCGTTCGGTGAAGCCGGACGCGGTGCTGGTGGGCGAGGCCTGGAGCGAGACGCCGTCGGTGGGGAAGTACTACGGCTCCACGGCGACGGTGCCGGGCGGGGACGAACTGCCGCTCAACTTCAACTTCCCCATGTCCGCGAGGGTGCTTGAAGGCATCAACGCGGGCAACGGCGGAGGCGTGGCGGCGAAGCTGTTGGAGATGAAGAACAACTATCCGGCCGGCGTGGCGGACGCGCCCTTCCTCACCAACCACGACCAGGTGCGGCTGGCGACTCAGTTCGCCAACGACGGGGCGAAGCTGGGGCTGGCGGCGGCGGTGCTGCTGACGCTGCCGGGAGCGCCGTTCCTCTACTACGGCGAAGAGGTGGGCCTGGGGAACGGCAACGCCAACAACGACGAGTCCAAGCGCACGCCGATGCCGTGGAGCGGCGCGGCGGGCGCGGGCTTCACGACGGGCTCGCCCTGGTACGCGTTCTCCAGCGGAAGGGAGACGGCGAACGTGGAGGCGCAGCGGAGCAACCCGGGGTCGCTGTTGTCGCGCTATCGCTCGCTCATCCACGCGCGTCAGGGTTCGGAGGCGCTGCGCAACGGAGGCCTGCGACTGTTCACGGCGACGACGGGAATGTCGCGCACGCTCGCGTTCGTGAGGACGCTGGACGACGAGCAGGTGCTGGTGGTCCACAACTTCTCCACCTCGCAGGAGTCGGTGGGACCGTTCGACGTGGAAGCCACGACAGCGGAGCCACTGTTCGTGGACCCCGGAGTGACGCAGCTCTCGGGTGGCACGGGAGCATGGAAGGCCAGCATCCCGGCGCGCTCCACGGGCATCTGGAGGCTGCGCTAG